GACGGACCTGGCGTACGGCTGGCAAGGATGGCCCGACTTCGCAACCTACCCGGGCGACGCAATGGACAGCGCGCTTCCGAACCTATACTTCAAGCTGTCTCCGCACGACAACCCGGCTCCCATTCTCTCGTCACTCCAACCGATCGACTATGTCAGCGGCAGTCCCGTGACGATCAACGTCGTCGCGGCGGACCCGAACAACGAGCCGCTGAACTTCGTTTGGGACTTCGGCGACGGCACGCCGACCGTTACCACGACAACCAACTCCGTCGACCACACGTTCGCGTCGACGGGAACGTTCAACGTGAGCGTGCGAATCACGGACTCCGAGTGGCCGGTGTGCGCGACCACGACCGCGACGATCGCGGCGCCGAGCGGCAACTTGCCGCCCGTGGCGACGCTCGACTACCAGTTCCCGAGCGGCCTGGACCACGGCTGGGCTAACCAGTCGATTGCATTCGGCGTTACCGTGCGCGATCCTGAGGGCGACCCGCTCTCAATCGAGTGGGACTTCGGTGACGGGGCCAGCGCTTCCAACACGAGCACGAACACGGTAACGAATCAGAGGGTCGTACAGGTCCACGCGTATGCGCAAGCGGGCGACTACACGCTGACGGTCACCGTGACGGATAACCAGCCCGGCGCGGGACACGTCCAGACGAAGACCGCACCGATCCTGATTCAGACGCAGACGACCGGAGGCGGTGGGACCACGGGCGAAGTGAATCCGTGGATCAACTACGGCGTTCCGCTGGCCATCGTGCTCGTCGCCGTCGCCGCAATCGCGACCGTTATCTTGCGTCGTCGGAAGGTCTCCAAGGAGGAAGAGGAGCGGCGAGAGCAGCCGCCACCGCCGCCACCGCCGCCCCCGCAGTGAACGATGGCGGCGATGCGCGTCGCCTGGGCCCAGGAGCGTGACGAGCGATGAGTCGACTCCTCCGGATCGTAGCTCGGCGAATCATCAACGCAGGCATCACTATCTTCGGAATCGTCTGCCTGAACTACGTCCTCATCCGCCTGATGCCGGGCGACCCGTCGCTCTCAATTATCCCACGCGATCCGAAGTATATCGGGTTCCGGGACTACGTGATCCAGTTCTTCGGCCTTGACAAGTCGCAGTGGGAGCAGTTCGTCATCTACCTGCAGAGGCTGTTCACGCTCGATTGGGGCATCTCCTACAACTACAAGCGGCCCGTGGCGGAAATCCTCCTTCACGATCTAAGTTGGACGCTCCTCTTGGTCGGCACGTCCACCGTATTCACAATCTTGATCGGGATGCTAGTCGGCGCGTATGCCGCGGTCCGCCGAGGGAAGCCGTTCGACTTCTTCACCACGGGTCTCGGGATCTTCTTTTATGGGATGCCGATCTTCTGGCTCGGCCTCGTTCTCCAAGCGCTCTTCCGGTCGAATTCGCCGCTCCGCTCATGGTTCACGTGGTGGCCCGCGCTCCCGACATCGGGCTACTTCAACGACCGCCTCCTCCCCTGGGCCTGGGACTGGGTCCACGTCGCCGATGCGACGGCGCATCTCGTCCTGCCGGCGATGACGCTTTCGCTCGCGACGTTGGCCGGGATTTCGCTCGTGATGCGCAGCTCGCTCATCGACGTCATGACGGAGGACTTCACGATCACCGCGAAGGCGAAGGGGCTGAGCGATGGCCAGGTGCTCCGGCGGCACATCTTGCCGAACGGGATGCCGCCGATGGTCTCGCTGATCGCCTTGAACACGGCGTTCATCCTGGGTGGCGCCTATCAAGTGGAGGTCGTTTTCCGCTACCAGGGGATCGGCTATCGCACGCTTGAGGCAATCCACAATCTCGACTATCCACTGCTCCAGTTCATCATCGTCATCGGTGGCGTCGCGGTCGTGATTGCGAACCTAGTCTCGGACTTCCTCCTGCTTCTGCTCGATCCGAGGATCAAGATCTCGTGAGGTGCTCCGTGGGTACAGTCCAGGTCGTCCAGTCCGCGAAGGTCGTATCGCCTTTCCGCGCGAGGGCGACCGTCCTCGGCCGCCGTTTCCGGGAAGTCGGCCTCCAGGTGCTGCACAATTACACGGCGATGACCGGGCTCTGCTTGTTGGCGTTCTTCTTCTTCCTCGCCCTCGCAGCACCCTGGCTCGCTCCGTACGGACCGCTCGAGGCCGTCCCAGACGCGCTGCCGCGCACGCCGTACACGACAACGCACCCGCTCGGCACGAACGCTTTCGATTACGACATCTACTCGCAGGTCATTTGGGGGACGCAAATCTCGCTCATCGTCGGAATCTTCTCCGCCATCGTCGCGAGCGTCATCGGGACGGTGGTCGGGCTCGTGTCCGGCTTCGTGGGGGGTTGGGTCGACGAGGTGATCATGCGTGTCAACGACGTCGTCCTGTCGATCCCATGGCTCGTCTTGATGATCGTCGTGGCGGCGCGTGTCTCCTATCTGGACATCTGGGGGATCGTCTTCGTCATCGGTTTCACGGGATGGTCGGTGACTGCCCGGGTCATCCGGAGCCAAGTCCTCAGCCTGAAGGAGAGGATGTTCGTCGAGCGGGGGCGCATGATCGGGTCCTCGAATGCACACATCCTCATCCGCCACATCTTCCCGAACGCCTTCCCGCTCATCTTCGCGAACACAATCCTGACGGTGGCCATCTCGATCCTCTCGGAGAGCGTCCTGGCTTTCCTGGGCCTCTCCGTAAAAAACAACGTGAGCTGGGGCCGCATCATCGCAGAGGCGTACGAGAACGACGCCCTCACAATCGGGATGCCCGGCTGGATGGTCGTCCCGGGCCTCTGCATCGTATTCCTCGTCTTCGGATTCTACCTGTTCGGCTACGCCCTCGATGAGATCCTGAACCCGCGCCTTCGGAGACGTTGACCGTGGCGCTCCTGGAGGTCCGCGACCTCGTGGTCGAATTCCAGACCAAGGGCGGAATCGTTCACGCCGTCGACGGGGCCTCGTTCGACGTGGAAGCTGGAGAGGCGATGGGGCTCGCCGGGGAGAGCGGCTGCGGGAAGACGACGACCGCGCTCTCTCTGATCCGCCTCCTCCCGCCGAACGGCCGGATCGTACGGGGCTCCGTCCGCTTCGACGGCCGCGACCTCGTGCGTCTCTCGGAGATGACAATGCGGAAGATCCGATGGCGGCAAATCTCGATCGTCTTCCAAGGAGCGATGAACTCGCTCAACCCCGTCCAGCGTGTCGGGAAACAGATCGCGGAGCCAATCGTGCTCCATGAGAAGGTGGAGGAGGCGGCTGCGAGGCAACGCGCCGGCGATCTGCTCGAGCTGGTCGGCATCTCCCGGAAGCGGGTCAACGACTACCCGCACGAATTCTCCGGGGGCATGCGACAGCGGGTGATGATCGCCATGGCGCTCGCCTGCAACCCGAAGCTCGTGATCGCCGACGAGCCGGTAACCGCGCTCGATGTGATGATCCAGGCGCAGATCCTCGACCTCCTCGAACGCCTGCGCAAGGAACTGAACCTCTCGATGATCCTGATCAGCCACGACCTGTCCGTCCTCGCAGACACGTGCGACCATGCGACGATCATGTATGCGGGCAAGACGATGGAAGCGGGTAAGACCGTGGACGTCTTCACGGATCCGAAGCACCCGTACACGCAGGGCCTGGTCGGCGCCTTCCCGGATATCCGAGGCCCCCGGACGATGCCGGACGCGATCGCCGGAGACGTGCCGAGCCTGATCGATCCTCCGCCGGGCTGCGTGTTCCACCCACGCTGCAAGTTCGCGTTCGACCGCTGCGTCAAGGCCGAGCCGCGCTTGTCCGCGATCGCACCGGGCCGTCAGGCCGCTTGCTTCCTTTATCCTGAGGTCACGGAGGTGACGGGACGACCGATCCGGCCGAGCCCCTCGTGAGAATCCGAGACCTGAAGGTCTGGTTTCCTCTGCGACACGGTCTCCTCCGCGAGTTCGTCGGCGGCGAGCCCACGTGGGTCCGGGCCGTCGATGGCGCGTCGTTCGACATCCGTCGCGGGGAGGTCTTCTGCCTCGTCGGCGAGAGCGGGTGTGGCAAGACGACGACGGGCAAGGCGATCCTCAAGCTCGTCGAGTCGACGGAAGGCGACATCTTCGTCGACATGCCAGACGCCGAATTCCGGAATTACGAGGCGGCGACCCGCGACGCCACGGGCCCGGCCACAGCCCGCCGCCTTGATGAGCTCCGACGGAAGCATTCAATCACCTGGAAAGAAACACAGGCGTGGACCTATGCGCAGTTCGCCACGCTAATCGCGATGGTCGAGACGGCGTTCCTCGCTGCACTCCTGATTCCGGGCGCCCTCGTGGGCCTCCTGACGGACCCGTTCGTGGACCCCACCAAGACCCTCGGAATCGCGATCGGTGTAGGTTTCGCTCTGGGATTCATCGGCTCCCTGCCGCCGGCGAGACCTTGGAATCGAACACCGATCGTGCTCACGGCCGCGGCTTTCCTCGCGATCATCGGCGTGTCGCTTCCCGCGTTCTTCTTCCATGCCCTCGTTACCTCGACGCTGTATGACCCGAGCGTAGCGCTCGGGGCTCCTTGGCAGGAGGATCTTTTCGGAATGCTCTTCGCGACTGCGTTCGGCCCAATCGTCGCCGGCGGCGTGAGCGCGTTCTGGATTGACTCCCGCAAGCGACGAGAGGGCATGACCGGGATCCGGATCCGAGGGCTCCGGAGACGCTTGCAGCTGATCTTTCAAGATCCTTACGAGTCCCTGAACCCGAAACAATCCGTCTACGAGATCGTCGCGGAGCCCCTCCTGGTGAACAAGATCGTGACGAACCCCGAGGAGGTGAGCGACCTGGTGGTTCGGACGCTCGAGGACGTCGGCCTGAGGCCCGCGAGCGAGTTCGTTTTCCGCTTCCCGCACGAACTGAGCGGCGGCCAGCGGCAGCGCGTGTCGATCGCCGCGGCCCTCGTGCTCCAGCCGGACTTCATCGTGGCGGACGAGCCCGTGTCGATGCTCGATGTCTCGATCCGCACGGAGATCCTCCAGCTGATGCTCGACCTCCGCCGGAGCCGGGGCCTCACGTACTTGTTCATCACGCACGACCTTTCCTTGGCCTGGGTCCTCGCCGACCGGATTGGCGTCATGTATCTCGGGAAGATCGTCGAGCTGGGCTCGACGGAGCAAGTCATCGCGCGTCCGAAGCATCCGTACACGCAGGCGCTCATCTCCGTCGTGCCGAGCCCCGATCCGAGACACAAGGTCGAGCGGATCATCCTCCGCGGGGAGCGACCGGACCCGGTCGCCATCCCGCCGGGATGTCGGTTCCATCCGCGGTGTCCCCTCGCCTTCGAACGGTGCGGCTGGAGCGCGGCCGAGGTCTCCGAAGAACTCCGGTCGGCTCAGGCAGCTGGCCTCCTGCCTGGCATCGCGTCGATCGAGCCCTTGGAAACAGGGACAGTCGACATCGGGCTGATGCCTGGGGCCTCCGTCGAGGCCGCGGCCTTGACGCTCCGATCCCTGACCGAGGCGAACCGGGATTCGCGCCTCGC
This genomic stretch from Thermoplasmata archaeon harbors:
- a CDS encoding ABC transporter permease encodes the protein MSRLLRIVARRIINAGITIFGIVCLNYVLIRLMPGDPSLSIIPRDPKYIGFRDYVIQFFGLDKSQWEQFVIYLQRLFTLDWGISYNYKRPVAEILLHDLSWTLLLVGTSTVFTILIGMLVGAYAAVRRGKPFDFFTTGLGIFFYGMPIFWLGLVLQALFRSNSPLRSWFTWWPALPTSGYFNDRLLPWAWDWVHVADATAHLVLPAMTLSLATLAGISLVMRSSLIDVMTEDFTITAKAKGLSDGQVLRRHILPNGMPPMVSLIALNTAFILGGAYQVEVVFRYQGIGYRTLEAIHNLDYPLLQFIIVIGGVAVVIANLVSDFLLLLLDPRIKIS
- a CDS encoding ABC transporter permease, with protein sequence MGTVQVVQSAKVVSPFRARATVLGRRFREVGLQVLHNYTAMTGLCLLAFFFFLALAAPWLAPYGPLEAVPDALPRTPYTTTHPLGTNAFDYDIYSQVIWGTQISLIVGIFSAIVASVIGTVVGLVSGFVGGWVDEVIMRVNDVVLSIPWLVLMIVVAARVSYLDIWGIVFVIGFTGWSVTARVIRSQVLSLKERMFVERGRMIGSSNAHILIRHIFPNAFPLIFANTILTVAISILSESVLAFLGLSVKNNVSWGRIIAEAYENDALTIGMPGWMVVPGLCIVFLVFGFYLFGYALDEILNPRLRRR
- a CDS encoding ABC transporter ATP-binding protein encodes the protein MALLEVRDLVVEFQTKGGIVHAVDGASFDVEAGEAMGLAGESGCGKTTTALSLIRLLPPNGRIVRGSVRFDGRDLVRLSEMTMRKIRWRQISIVFQGAMNSLNPVQRVGKQIAEPIVLHEKVEEAAARQRAGDLLELVGISRKRVNDYPHEFSGGMRQRVMIAMALACNPKLVIADEPVTALDVMIQAQILDLLERLRKELNLSMILISHDLSVLADTCDHATIMYAGKTMEAGKTVDVFTDPKHPYTQGLVGAFPDIRGPRTMPDAIAGDVPSLIDPPPGCVFHPRCKFAFDRCVKAEPRLSAIAPGRQAACFLYPEVTEVTGRPIRPSPS
- a CDS encoding oligopeptide/dipeptide ABC transporter ATP-binding protein: MRIRDLKVWFPLRHGLLREFVGGEPTWVRAVDGASFDIRRGEVFCLVGESGCGKTTTGKAILKLVESTEGDIFVDMPDAEFRNYEAATRDATGPATARRLDELRRKHSITWKETQAWTYAQFATLIAMVETAFLAALLIPGALVGLLTDPFVDPTKTLGIAIGVGFALGFIGSLPPARPWNRTPIVLTAAAFLAIIGVSLPAFFFHALVTSTLYDPSVALGAPWQEDLFGMLFATAFGPIVAGGVSAFWIDSRKRREGMTGIRIRGLRRRLQLIFQDPYESLNPKQSVYEIVAEPLLVNKIVTNPEEVSDLVVRTLEDVGLRPASEFVFRFPHELSGGQRQRVSIAAALVLQPDFIVADEPVSMLDVSIRTEILQLMLDLRRSRGLTYLFITHDLSLAWVLADRIGVMYLGKIVELGSTEQVIARPKHPYTQALISVVPSPDPRHKVERIILRGERPDPVAIPPGCRFHPRCPLAFERCGWSAAEVSEELRSAQAAGLLPGIASIEPLETGTVDIGLMPGASVEAAALTLRSLTEANRDSRLALKGIADIRPSGATVRVTLHEGSEPQLVEVEPGNVVACHLVTAPIETPQAVTA